ATGTCATGAACTCTCATTAATTATAATTGAAGTCTACCAGCGAATTGAAGGAAAGGTTTTCTAGGACAGTAAGTTTCATCTTTTAATATTTTCGTGAATATGAATGCTAAACCATGCATGAAATGTAACTCTTCTAATtgggatatgaaaaaaaaaaaaaattggtggaaAACAAACAAGACACTGGAAACTGCAATACTTTTTTCTGCATAGAATTATGGAGTGTAAAGCATTAACTTTCACTTCAGGCATATGCTTTTACATCAGGCATATTTTTCAACTCGCTCAATGGGTGCTTTAAAAGACACTAAACGCTTTAAAAGACATTCAATGGTTGTTGTCCTCACATTCCTGTAGTGAGCTCTTGCGAGGAGTCCActttctgtaaacttgacaaattTCACTGAacaattgaaaattcttaatccgTTCTGCAGCTGTACAGTTTTGTGATTCTGAtgatgcaagaaatgtggcgaAGCTAAATTTCTATGGACAGAATTGAAAGGCATCCAAAGGGGTTAAAATAGCAAATTTGAGGAACAACTTTTTTGAACAAGACTAAGCATATGCATGCGCCCGCTGGCTGATTACATACAAGTTTCTTGAGGCTCAGGCAGTTCGTCTGGGATCCAGTCGATCTTGGTCCTGTTTAGCCGCAGCCATCGCAAGCCAGTCATGTCACCGACTGCTTTGGGAAAGTAGTCCTCCTAGGCACAAAGCAGTAGAGCTGTTACTAAAGGGGAAATAACTGCGATTAATCTGCGATTACAATCAGTCGGTAGTGGTACATCTACTACCATACCACAAATCATTTGACAGTTCACCCTACTGAAAATTCAAAGTACTATTGTGCATCATTGAAACGTGGGCGGGAAAGTATAAAGTAGAGAACATATTGTGACTACTAACTCCAACAGTGTGATTAAGCACAACTAAGGCATTCACCTTAATAAATTCATGAGAATGCCTCATACAGCCTGCCGAACAAAAAGACATGGCCACTAACAGCCCTCAGATCCTCCCACATTTCAAACACACTTGGCGCTGAAAGCACTGAAAGAAACATTGCAGCAGCAAAGAGCAACTTGTTCAGCAGGGAAAGTTCAAGACAAACCTACTGGCTAGTGTCAATGTTAACAAACGGATAGTTAACGAATCATGTTACCAAATCAATGGAGGTATCTGCAATGACTCATTGCCTTCAGACTATGCTACAAGGAATAGTTTTATGCCAATCGTTTCACAAATAGCAATTACATTAGTATTTTTTAACAGCCCTAGCATTTTACCCTGTAAATACGCAAGAAACCGACGTGTATGTGCACTTGGAGGCAGGTGGTATCGGTAATCGTAGAACCTAACCTAACCTGCAGTAGTGCCATGCTAAAATACATTATTGGCCATCATTTTGCAGTAAAAGAGAAGAGTGGAATAAACACCATACTGCTCTCATATGTAGCTAATTCCAAATGGTCAGCATCAAAAAGATcgcattagtttttttttttcttttggcgaACGTTCGCTGATCAGAATTAAAATGCTTGACATTTATGCTTGTTACCACAGTGATATCGCTTCCATTGCAAGGAAACATGTTGGAATTTCTTTTGTATGCTACGGGAAATGCCAAAGAAGAAAAGAGATCTACATTACTCGGGTCCTTCTTCGTTTTCCTGTCTGATTTCGAAGAGAGCGATTCATACATTAGTCCACAAGAACCAACTGACACATATAAACCAATATAACAAAGATGTATTTTTATTGATTCACTGCAAGAGGCTCTACAGCTTAATGCTGCAAAAGGGAGCTAATCAGAAAGACGAAAGAATTACAATTTCCATCAGAACCACATATATAAACAAACTATTTAAGAAATGCTGGTTAACATAGAAACATCAAAGTGAGCCCTGTATTGCTGATTTCCCAAGTTACTCAGACACACATTTTTGAAGACgttttgagaaatttaatttacCCATTTGAAGACTGTACTTCGTTTCATACATAGCGGGCAACACTACGGTAGGTGGACAGCATTATCTCGCTGCTTGTCTTTGTGACCAAAAGAACAGTGCAATGCGTCTCACAATTTGATGTAACACTTAGTCCCATATTTTATTGTATTAAAATATGATAACTATATGGAAGGAGTCACAGATGTGAACCCATTCACCACTGAACAAGCGGGGCGAGACGTTCTTGCAACCAGCAGCCACAGCCCACTGCTTGCACCACTGACCAAAACATAGCACAGTAAAAACCTTGCTATAACGAAGTTCAAGGGGGAAGCAAAGTTACTTTGTTATATCCCTTACTTTGTTACATTCATCACTGTCTGCATTGCAATTTAAATCTCAATGGAGATTTCAAGGGGATTTTCACTCACTTGTTATATTCATTATTTCACTATATCCAGTCTCACTATAACAAGGTTCGACTGTATGACGTACACTGGAAGCACGAAAGTGTACAAATAATCAGTGAGTCGGCGTAACCTTTCAGCCCACAAGTTGCAGATCTAATATGTGGTGCGATTATTTCATAGAAAGTACTGCCAATTACAAAAAGAACTTTAATGCGATATGCACAGAGTAATGCTTTATGAAAGCACTACTTGCGGAGTTTCCACAGCGTTGCCTGCCATGTATAAAATGTAGTATCGAACAAatatgttttgtttcttttctttgaaGTTTTGAAGATGGATAAGCTAGAGTTAATGGGCTATGCAGTGAACTTGCAGCAAATGGTAAGCAattaataccggtgtcacacgaccacttttgatcgcgatcacggccgatccggatcgaaattcttgACTGCAATTGGCtccctcgcgcagcttgcgcaaaggagccaatcacgaccgataaattcgatccggatcgggcttgatcgagATCAAAAGTGCGTTGTGTGACCCCCGTAATAGTTCTTCTGAGGCATTCGACATCAATAAAACAAGCACCACCACCAgagtatgcatatatatatatatattttttttttttgcaggagagAAAATATACGCATGTGTTGGGATGGTGTCGTGCTTACGTATTTATCATAGCTCCATGCTCGCAACTGAAATAAAATACAAAATGGGAAAACACAATAGTGCGGAACAGGTTTGGAATAAAGTTTCGCATTCctggcaaaaagaaagaaaaggaaagtacCACTGTACTTTTATGGATTTGCACTTCTAGTCATATGTTGCATAACCAATTTGGCAGTAAATTAGCATACAGAGCTGACACGCAACAAAAGGGTACCAGTGACAGCGATTTCGCGTAATGAACAAGCAAACAcccaataaataaaacaaaacagaaagcTTGACTACACAGAAGCAACAACTTTGTATTTGAAGCGTAATGAACAAGCAAAGTACCCAATCAATAAAACACTACATAAAGCGTGACTGCACAGAAAGAACAACTTAGTATTTGAATTTCTGTGCGCGACGATGcgagcaaaagaaaagaaaaatgtcagGAAGCCAATTAGATTACTAGAGTTTCCCGTGCCGGTAAACACTGtagcttttctttttgttttgttttggtttttcgCAATGACTACTGTTTCGGAAACGTTTCACAGACACGACGTTTAGGAGGACATTGGAAGGCAGTCGATGGAAATCAATATTCAGCGCGATCGCTAGACTATTACACTGTATTTAAACCACAGATAGCGCGCTGCATTGAGCCTGCATTTAATTGCGATAGGCTTTTCTTTAACACTGTTCATAAGTATCAGTAACCATTCGACAAGCCAAGCCCTTGCCGCAACACTCTTGCGAGATCCCAGCAAGAGGATGCTAACAATGGTACCACTGCACACAACTTGTCAAGGCCTGTCACGTTTTAAAAGGCGTTTGTTTTGCACCCATCAATTCTTCCAGGCTTCCGTCACACGACGCGCGAAAATGCAAGCCCTgcaaaacaataaaaataaaaagccgCAAGCTAGACCAACGTGCAATGGGTCTCTGGGGATCATCTTGGGTTACACCTCCCGAGAGAAGGCGGGTTACCAAGGCGAGCAAGAACGGCTACGCGACAGGACAGCGCAACCGATCAGTAGGTTAGTGACTACTGTGTTAATTTCTTGCGTTCATACAAGCGAAATGTTCCGTACTTGGAAGTCATTTCGAGTAAAATCGATGCCCCGGACGAAGGGCAGCACGCCAGTAGCCGCCATCTTGGACTTTTTGATACTCGTGGCGCCACCTGAGCTGGAGCGAACGAAACTGAAAATAACGGCAAATACAGCACAAACGCAAGATCAACCTGGGTCAACGTGTGGTACCGTCAAAACAAAACGGGCCAACTAGCGCTCAGTTATGTAAGTTTGTTGTTATGTTATGTAAGCTTATGTTGTTGTCTAAGCTGAAATTCTAGGAATTAACTGCGATCGGACtaggctatcatcatcatcaccagtgtCCACATCATCATCGGCCAGCACTGCATCGGCTCAAATCGCAAGCCAGGCGCATCCAACGCCGACGCTACGACCGTACCGACGCGCTTTGCTATCTGCCGGTGTTTGAACACGTCGACGGAAGAAAAGAAGGGAACTGTCTCGTGGCATAGCGTAGCCAGCGTTTGATTGTTTGCTCGTCGTAACCGCCGGTGAAACGAAGAAGCCATGGCATCCGCGACAATCTGGGACGTGGTGAAGCGGTTCTTGGACGAGTATTCGGCCACGACGCCCAAGAAGATGAAGATAATCGACTCGTACCTGGTCTACGTCATGCTCACGGGGATTGTGCAGTTCGTGTACTGTTGCATCGTGGGCACGTTCCCGTTCAACTCGTTCCTGTCCGGTTTCATCACCTGCGTGGCGTCGTTCGTGCTGGGCGTCTGCCTGCGGCTTCAGGCGAACCCCCAGAACAAGTCGCAGTTCTTCGGCATCAGCCCCGAAAGAGCGTACGCCGACTTCGTGTTCGCGCACATCATCCTGCACCTGGTCGTCATCAACTTCATCGGTTGACGAACTCTCTCTTCACGCTCCGTCGCGAGGAAGAACGGGCGTTCACGGGGGAAGAACTCTGTTTTGGAACGAAGTTTTGTTGTTGCGTTCACTGGggctcacgttttttttttttttttccttacctgCTTTTATTTCCCATTTTTGTAATAAACAACTGGCGTCAGCAAACACCTGCGTTTTATTTGCGCGTGGAAGCTGTCCCTGCCCTGGAGATAATTTTCTGGCAATGTTTCTTACTGCAGGATTCTTAGCTATTAGGTGAAAAAAATTAGAAGGTTTAAGCTCTGACACGGCGACGTTGAAACTCGCAAGTTCCTTAATGGCCGAagcgcggagagagagagagaaaaaaagcacgtTTACAGAAACAATATGTTTATTCAACCCAAAAACGTTTCAAACAAGCATTGGAAAAACAAATGACAGAGCTGTTAAATTaggttgagaaaaaaaaaaaaagataacccTGGGCTCATTACTCGAGCCTTTTGCTGCATTTACTCCTGTATTAAGAGATGCGCCTTAACTGGAAGTCTATGCGGTCACGGTAACACCTGACCACGCCGCAGGAAACGCAATGACACTTTATGTTCACGCCAGGCATCATCTAGATCAaatcaagcatgggcttcaagttgaTGCACATTATTAATACGGAGATTATGTACATAAGCTCCGGGTGACTGAAATGACCTGCTGCAGAAATAGGCTATGGCTTTAATTACTGTTTGAGTCCAACCTAACCCTTTAAGCGAGAAATTCAGAGCACGAAAAAATTTTCATTCACCACACGGCGATAGTAATAAAGGTGAAGCTTCAAACAAAAAGGACGTGTGTGTGTTCCACAACTATCTCAAATTCTTGTTCTGGCAGTAACGGTTGCATGGCGGCATCCAAGCCAATTAAGCTTACTGATGTGTTAAATTACAGAGCTGTTAAATTaggttgagaaaaaaaaaagataacccTGGGCACATTACTCGAGCCTTTTGCTGCCTTTACTCCTGTATTAAGAGATGCGCCTTAACTGGAAGTCTATGCGGTCAAGGTAAAACCTGACGTGAacacgcaaacacaaaaacacaaaaaggACGTGTGTGTGTTCCACAACTATCTCAAATTCTTGTTCTGGCAGTAACGGTTGCATGGCGGCATCCAAGCCAATTAAGCTTACTGATGTGTTAAATTACAGAGCTGTTAAATTaggttgagaaaaaaaaagaaccctggGCACATTACTCGAGCCTTTTGCTGCATTTACTCCTGTATTAAGAGATGCGCCTTAACTGGAAGTCTATGCGGTCAAGGTAAAACCTGAAGTGAAcacgccgaaggaaacgcaatgacaCTATGTTCACGCCAGGCATCATCTAGAtcgtcaagcatgggcttcaagttgaTGCACATTATAAATACGGAGATTACGTACATAAGCTCCGGGTGACTGAAATGACCTGCTGCAGAAATAGGCTGTGGCTTTAATTACTGTTTGAGTCCAACCTAACCCTTTAAGCGAGAAATTCAGAGTACGAAAAAATGTTCATTCACCACACGGCGATAGTAATAAAGGTGAAGCTTCAAACAAAAAGGACGTGTGTGTGTTCCACAACTATCTCAAATTCTTGTTCTACTGGAAACGGTTGCATGGTGGCATCCAAGTCAATTAAGCTTACTGATGTGTCTCCGGCTGGCAACCTAGAGCACATAGAAGAAGTGGGGCGTTTTACAACACGGCCAGGGAGACTTCttgcaatactttttttttgttttttttaccatAAAATCACACACCAGTCACAGAAATAATACCACGGTGTAAAGCCACAGAGAAAACATTCTTTCAACAATGGCTCTCATAAATAACAGTCCATCAAAAGCACAATATGCACAACACTTGAGTGCGCATTGCACAAAGTTATGGAATGCACCACAAAAGTATGAAACAAAAGGAGTGAAATTAAGGACCGTTGAAAGAAacagagggagaaaaaaaaccgCCAGCAAGTCGTCGTTCCAAGCAGCGAGCTCAACGAATTTTCCTCTTCCAATCAGCAACACAAACATAGGCATTGATATTCAGAACTCTTGCAATGTCTGACACCGAAAGTTTCATGCCTGTCGCCTCGTCCGTGATGTATGTGCGGCCAATTCCCTGCACTGGCTCATAATCCTGGTTGTAGAAAGAGTAGTAGCATTCTTCCATCTCGTCATCCTCTCCCGATGAACTGTACGACCCGTTGCCGATGTCGTAGTCAATGGCGATCTCCCTGAAGAAAAACTTCCTCTTTGAGGACCTCTTCACCACCTCTACGTTAAAGACGGACGGCGGCCGTCTGCAGGCACGGCCCCTGCAGTGCCGTACAAAGTGTTCCTTTGTCTCGAAGCCTCGGTAGCAGCGGGAACAGGAGTAGGCACAGCCGTGCTGAGTGAAGCCATGGCTTAGCAGTCGCTCCAAGTACATAAAGCT
This region of Dermacentor silvarum isolate Dsil-2018 chromosome 5, BIME_Dsil_1.4, whole genome shotgun sequence genomic DNA includes:
- the LOC119453312 gene encoding dolichyl-diphosphooligosaccharide--protein glycosyltransferase subunit dad1; its protein translation is MASATIWDVVKRFLDEYSATTPKKMKIIDSYLVYVMLTGIVQFVYCCIVGTFPFNSFLSGFITCVASFVLGVCLRLQANPQNKSQFFGISPERAYADFVFAHIILHLVVINFIG